One window of the Staphylococcus equorum genome contains the following:
- the aroB gene encoding 3-dehydroquinate synthase, translated as MKLETTYTSNNYPIIVEHHALDQLHQYINDYKDVVLVVDETVNNNWNEKIDFISSEYGAHKLIIPSGETTKSLAFYEETIEVLLSKQLTRDTCLIAVGGGATGDFTGFLAATLLRGVDFIQVPTTILAHDSSVGGKVGINSKHGKNLIGAFYRPNAVIYDLNFLTTLPYGEILSGYAEVYKHALLSDMEAVQNIETQYSDQPALASLNEIEYYLFKGIQTKLNIIVKDEKESNVRKFLNLGHTFGHAVEYNFKIPHGHAVMIGIIYQFIVANKVLNRDFDISHYFNYLVSLNYPLDIINEFEFETLYQLMLKDKKNDQQGIQMVLLDGIGNPVVKHIDKPTLLHAFTDFLTYFKK; from the coding sequence ATGAAATTAGAAACTACTTATACATCCAATAACTATCCAATTATTGTAGAACACCATGCATTAGATCAATTACATCAATATATAAATGATTATAAAGATGTTGTGTTGGTAGTTGATGAAACGGTAAATAATAATTGGAATGAAAAGATAGATTTTATCAGTTCTGAATATGGCGCACATAAACTTATCATTCCTTCTGGTGAAACGACAAAATCGTTAGCCTTTTATGAAGAAACGATTGAAGTATTACTCAGTAAACAATTAACACGTGATACTTGTTTAATCGCAGTTGGCGGTGGTGCTACTGGCGATTTTACAGGATTCCTTGCTGCAACCTTATTAAGAGGTGTAGATTTTATTCAAGTACCAACGACTATTCTTGCACATGATTCAAGTGTAGGAGGCAAGGTAGGTATTAATTCTAAACATGGTAAGAATTTAATAGGCGCCTTTTATAGACCTAATGCCGTTATTTATGATTTGAACTTTCTAACAACTTTACCCTATGGAGAAATTTTAAGTGGGTATGCAGAAGTTTATAAACATGCCTTATTGAGTGACATGGAAGCTGTACAAAATATTGAAACACAATACTCTGATCAGCCAGCACTCGCTTCGTTAAATGAAATTGAATATTATTTATTTAAAGGAATCCAAACGAAATTAAATATTATCGTCAAAGATGAAAAGGAATCCAATGTCCGTAAATTTTTAAATTTAGGTCACACATTTGGACATGCAGTTGAATACAACTTTAAAATTCCTCATGGCCATGCAGTGATGATAGGCATTATTTATCAATTTATTGTTGCTAATAAAGTCTTAAATAGAGATTTTGATATATCTCATTATTTTAATTATTTAGTCTCATTAAATTACCCATTAGATATCATTAATGAATTTGAGTTTGAAACCTTATATCAACTCATGTTAAAAGATAAGAAAAATGATCAACAAGGGATTCAAATGGTATTATTGGATGGCATTGGCAATCCTGTGGTAAAACACATAGATAAGCCAACACTTCTACATGCATTCACAGATTTCCTAACATATTTTAAAAAGTAG
- the aroA gene encoding 3-phosphoshikimate 1-carboxyvinyltransferase has protein sequence MTNSKTIDINGPLIGEIEVPGDKSMTHRAIMLGSLASGTSTIYKPLLGEDCLNTVEIFQQLGVEITVGEDKIEINSPGYKHFKTPHQVLYTGNSGTTTRLVAGLLSGLGIETVISGDESIGKRPMDRIMKPLSLMNANITGVDNNYTPLIIKPAQINGMSYQMEVASAQVKSAILFASLFAEEPTTVKELGTTRNHTETMFQHFHIPITTDGKTIEMPKRGIEHIQSVDFHVPGDISSAAYFIVAGLITKDSDITIHNVGINPTRSGIIDIVKQMEGNITLFNQTDGPEPTASIRIQYSPDMKPLQIDGDLVPRAIDEIPIVALLCSQAEGTSIVKDAEELKVKETNRIDTTANMLNLLGFMLQPTSDGMIIHPSTMEQTATVDSFTDHRIGMMLAISSLLTDESLTINQFDAVNVSFPGFLTKLKQLEKEG, from the coding sequence TTGACAAACAGTAAAACAATTGATATTAACGGACCATTGATTGGTGAAATAGAAGTACCAGGAGATAAATCTATGACACATAGAGCCATTATGTTAGGTTCTCTTGCATCTGGCACCTCTACAATATATAAACCACTTCTTGGTGAAGATTGCCTGAATACAGTGGAAATTTTCCAACAATTAGGTGTTGAAATTACTGTTGGCGAAGATAAAATAGAAATTAATTCTCCTGGTTATAAACACTTCAAAACGCCTCATCAAGTACTTTATACAGGTAATTCTGGTACAACGACACGTTTGGTGGCTGGTCTGTTAAGTGGTTTAGGCATTGAAACTGTTATTTCAGGTGATGAATCTATTGGTAAAAGACCGATGGACAGAATTATGAAACCTTTAAGCTTAATGAACGCTAATATAACAGGCGTCGATAATAATTACACACCGCTAATCATTAAACCTGCACAAATTAACGGCATGTCTTATCAAATGGAAGTTGCGAGTGCACAAGTGAAAAGTGCAATTTTATTCGCCAGTTTGTTTGCAGAAGAGCCGACAACTGTTAAAGAATTAGGTACAACACGCAATCATACAGAAACGATGTTCCAACATTTCCATATTCCTATTACTACTGATGGGAAAACGATAGAAATGCCAAAACGAGGAATCGAACATATTCAATCCGTAGATTTTCATGTGCCAGGTGATATTTCTTCAGCAGCATATTTTATAGTGGCGGGCTTGATAACAAAAGACAGTGATATTACAATTCACAATGTTGGCATAAACCCAACACGTTCAGGTATTATAGATATCGTGAAACAAATGGAAGGGAACATTACGCTATTCAATCAAACAGATGGTCCAGAACCAACTGCTTCAATCCGCATACAATATTCACCTGATATGAAACCACTCCAAATTGATGGAGATTTAGTGCCAAGAGCAATTGACGAAATTCCAATTGTAGCATTACTATGTTCACAAGCTGAAGGTACAAGTATTGTAAAAGATGCAGAAGAATTGAAAGTTAAAGAAACAAATCGTATTGATACGACTGCGAATATGCTAAATTTATTAGGATTTATGTTACAACCAACAAGCGATGGTATGATTATACATCCTTCAACTATGGAGCAAACAGCAACAGTCGATAGTTTTACTGATCATCGTATAGGTATGATGCTTGCTATTTCATCATTATTAACAGATGAATCGTTAACTATTAATCAATTTGATGCTGTAAATGTTTCTTTCCCGGGTTTCTTAACGAAGTTAAAACAATTAGAAAAAGAGGGATAA